From Numida meleagris isolate 19003 breed g44 Domestic line chromosome 4, NumMel1.0, whole genome shotgun sequence, the proteins below share one genomic window:
- the PRADC1 gene encoding protease-associated domain-containing protein 1, translating to MGTGRGGAVALPGAAMLRRSLWLCLCLCSCPGRGLRIHEYLYFQVLSPGDIRYIFTATPAKDFGGVFNTRYDQIHLVPADPPEACGELNNGVFIQDQIALVERGGCSFLSKTRVIQEHGGRAVIIADNAYDNDSFYIEMIQDSTRRTADIPALFLLGRDGYMIRRSLEQHGLPWAVISIPVNVTSIPTYEMMQPPWTFW from the exons ATGGGCACGGGACGGGGCGGGGCGGTGGCGCTGCCGGGCGCAGCCATGCTCCGCCGCTCGCTGTGGCTCTGCCtttgcctctgctcctgcccGGGCCGCG GTTTACGCATCCATGAGTACCTCTATTTCCAAGTGCTGAGCCCTGGAGACATCCGCTACATCTTCACCGCCACGCCGGCCAAGGATTTCGGTGGGGTGTTT AACACAAGGTACGACCAGATCCACCTGGTCCCGGCAGATCCCCCCGAGGCCTGTGGAGAGCTGAACAATGGTGTCTTCATCCAGGACCAGATCGCTTTGGTGGAGCGGGG GGGCTGCTCGTTCCTGTCGAAGACGCGTGTGATCCAGGAGCACGGAGGACGGGCGGTGATCATTGCAGATAACGCCTATGATAATGACAGCTTCTACATCGAGATGATCCAGGACAGCACCAGGCGGACTGCTGACATCCCCGCTCTCTTCCTGCTGGGCAGGGACGG gTACATGATCCGACGCTCCCTGGAGCAGCACGGACTCCCGTGGGCTGTCATCTCCATTCCTGTCAACGTCACCAGCATCCCAACGTACGAAATGATGCAGCCCCCCTGGACCTTCTGGTAG